DNA from Quercus lobata isolate SW786 chromosome 1, ValleyOak3.0 Primary Assembly, whole genome shotgun sequence:
AATCAATAGCAACAAGTAGGAACTTTACttgacctttaccttggggtaGTGGGCTGACGATGTCGATTCCctattgtgcaaatggccacggggAGGCTACAGTCGTCAGTCTCTATGCTGGAAGCTGTTGCACATTCCCGTATCGCTGACACTTGTTGCACCTCTTGACGATCTCAACAATGTCCACCTGCATAGTTGGCCAGAAATATCCTGTTCGTAATACCTTGTTCACCAGGGATCAGAGGCCAACGTGGTCGCCGCAAACTCCTCCATGGATTTCTTCCAGTATGTATCTAGTTTCTTCTTCGTCGACACACTTCAAGTAaggcatagagaagcctctcttgtataagGCGTCATTAAGGATCGTGAAACTGGCCGCCCTCTTCTTGACCTTTTTAGCTTCTTCTGTGTTCTGAGGGAGGTGCCCGTCCTAGAGGAAGGACATTATGGGTGTCATCTAGCTGTTTGCGCTCTGGATGGTAAATGTTGGGACCTCTTCAATGTTGGGGTGTTTCTGGACCTCCATCGTCAAATCCATGCTAATCTCCCCTTTTTCTGATGACGCTAGTTTCGAGACTTCGTCTGCTCCCATATTCTGACTTCTTAGGATCTGCACGAACTCCACTGTATCAAACTCCCAGGTTAGATGTTTCATCAACCTAAGGTActtctgcatcctttcttccttcCCTTCATACTCCCCTCTGATCTACCCGATCACTAGCTTCGAATCATTTTGGATTAACAGGTTCTTAGCTCCAAGTGCCTTTCCAAGTCTCAATTCGTCAGTATCCCCTCGTAttcagcttcattgttggtagcCGGAAATTTTAGTTGGACCCCATACTTCAGCACCTCTCTGTCGGGGGTGGTTATGACAACCCCTACTCCTCCCCTTCTTTAGGCTGATGAACTATCAGTTTGTATCGTCCATCTATCAACTCCGTCGGTAAGGCTGTCTTCGTTCGGAAGGGTGAACTCTGTGATGAAGTCCGCCAGAGCTTACGCCTTGATTGCTATTATGGGATGGTACTCGATGTCAAATTGACTAAATTCAATCGCCAACTGGACCATTCTTCCGGCTGCCTCAGcttgttcattgatttcttgattGATTGGTCCGTCATTACGAGGATGGGGTTTGCCTGAAAGTATTGCCTTTGCTTGCGCGAGGCTACTATTAACGCAAATGCGATCTTTTCAATCCTTAGATACCTAGACTCAGCCCCTTGGAAGGCTTAGCTGACGTAGTAAACTGGGAGCTACCTCGCGCCCTCTTCTCTAATCAGGGCTGCACTTACTGCCGAGGATGACACTGCCAGGTATAAGTATAGGTCTTCCCCTTCTTTGGATGGGCTTAAGAGGGGTGGACTACTCAGGTAACGCTTTAGTTCCTGGAACGCTGCTTCGCATTCATTGGTCCAGGTGAAAGTTTACTTCAAGGTCTTGAAAAAGGGAAGGCATTTGTCTGTAACTTTGgagacgaacctgtttaaagctgctatccttcctgtgagtTTTTGAACTTCCTTGACGGTCCTGGGTGACGTCATATTGATGATGGCTAGCACTTTCtctgggtttgcttctattcctctttgggacaccatgaatcccaggaATTTCCCTAAAGCTACCCTAAAAACACACTTACCTAGATTCAACCTCATCTAGTATTTTTTGAGGGTGGAAAACGTCTCCTTTAAGTTGTCCAGGTGTGTGAgctcttccttactcttgaTGAGCATATTGTCCACATATACTTCCATGTTTCTTCCGATCTGTTGGccgaacattttgttcaccaGCCTCTGGTATGTAGCTCTGGTATTCTTTAATCCGaaaggcattaccttgtaaCAATAGAGTCCTTGGCTCGTGATGAAggcagtcttctcctggtcttcctTAGCCATCCTTATCTGGTTATATCCCGAGAAAGCGTGCATGAACATCAGTAACTTGTGCCCGGTTGTAGAATCCACAAGCTGGTCTATTCTCAGTAGAGGGAAGCTGTCatttgggcacgccttgttcaggtctgtaaagtctacacacatcctccattttccaCTTGCTTTCTTCACTAGGACGACGTTCGCGAGCCACTCAGGATAGTATACTTCCTAGATGAACCCTGCCGCCAATAGTTTGGTAACTTCATCTGCAACTGCTTGATCTTGTTTTGGGGCGAAGACTCTTCGCCTTTGCTGGACGGGTTTCCGCTCCGGATCCACATTCAACTtatgctggatgacttctggagCTATATCCAGTATGTCCTCGTGGCTCCATGCGAAGACGTCTATATTCTCTTTAAGGAATTGGATAAGTTTTGTTCTCATCTCAAGGCTTAGCGTCGTCCCTATCTTTGTCGTCTTGTTCACTTCTCCTTCAGCCAGTTCCACTATTTCCAGGGCTTCCATTTTGTCTTCGTCCCTCTTTTCAATCATCCATGTGTGGTTCTCCTTCGCAGCCAGGACAGCTTGATAACATTCTCTGTCCAGGACTTGATCTCCTTTTACTTCGCTAACACTGTTATCTattgggaatttcaccttcaaacagtaggtGGACGTGGCCGCTTTCCATTTGTTGAGTATGGGCCTGtcaatgatgacattgtaggatAAGAGACAATCCACCATAAGGAAGTCTAACTGACGGGTCAACTGCACCGGGTAGGCCCCCACCATTACTGTCAACGTCACTATGCTCTTGAGGTATACCCTGTCTCCACTAAAGCTGACGAGAAGGGATTCAAATAGGTGCAGTCTCCTTGGATCTAACCTTAGTTGCTGGAAGGCGGGGAGGTAGATGATGTCTGCAAAGCTTCCGTTGTCCACGAGGATTCTCTTGGTATTGAATCCCTCTATATTTAGCATTATGACCAAAGGATCATTGTGGGGCTGCTTCACTCCCCTGGCGTCTCCTTCATTGAAGGACATGTCCCTGTCTGTTCGTCGCTGCTTAGACGGAGGTATGGTGTGGACACTATTTACCTGCCTCTGGTATGCTTTCTTGAGGGATTTAAATGATCCCCCTGAGAATGGCCCTCCTGTAATCACctttatctccccgatcacaTCCTGCAGAGGTTGGGACAGGCAGTCATCATCTTGGGAAGAGGACCCATGCTGGTTCTTATTACCGTCCTTGAACTTACTATATTCTCCCTTCTtcatatatttatgtaatttcCCTTTCCGCATCAACTCCTCTATCTGCTCCTTTAGGTCTCTACAATATTTCGTGTTGTGGCCGTGATCTTTGTGGAATCGGCAGTACTTTTTCTTGTCACGGACATTGGGGGATGCGTGCAATGGTCTTggccatttgagataatgctcgtccttgatctgtgttaaaattttgtcaacaggcataaccaaagGAGTAAATCTTACCGTCCGAGGACCTTTATCATCTCTCTTCTTGTTCCCGTCATTGTTCCGACGATCTGGATGCTCTCTCTTTTGACCCCTATGGTCATCTTCTTTCTTTGCCTTGTCTCCTGCTTCCCTACATCCTTTATGGCTGCCAAAGCATCCTCAGCATTCATGTATTTCAGTGCCTTTAGGAGCATTTTTGCCATCGTTTTTGGTGGATTCTTTGTGAGGGAGGCCACGAGATCTCTGGATCTCAGTCCCgctttgaaggtcgtcagctgcaccttgtcatcGGCTTCGTCCACTTCTAGAGTCTCCTGAGTAAAGCGTTTTACGTACGACCTTAGAGTTTCCTTCTCTCCTTGCCTAATGGTGAGTAACTGGTCTGTCAGCCTTTTTGGACGCTGTCCCCCTATGAAATGACGTAAGAAGGCAGCTTTGTGAACCATTCCCTTGtagctcctttgagagtggtgGGAAAGGACCAACACAGTATTTCGTCCGGTGGCTGTTGAAGACCTAGAGTCATCTTGAAGGTATTAAGGTGATCCTGAGGGTCTCTGAGTCCGTCGAACGGCTCAAGTTGAGGTAAGCAAAACTTCGACGGTACAGGGCATTCAAGTATCGCCGTGGTGAAAGGCGAATCCATGGCCCTTACCATTCTGTCTACGCTTCGATCCGTCTTTTCCTTAATGGCGCTCCTCAGTTCatccatctccttcctcatttcTCGAAGGAGATCTAAATTCTGCTCGTCCGGAGTAGTTGGCCTCTAAGGGGTACCCCTCCTGTGGCTATTCCCTTCTCCTTCTAGGTTACCCTTAGACCGGTTCTCTTCCTGTTGAGCCTGTTGGACCTGCTGGAGTCGTAACTTCATTTCctggttttgcttggtgagttcttcaatggtggctaCAAGGGCTTGGACTTGCTGGGCCAAGGCTACAGAATCTGGATTGGGTTCCATCTGAATGTAGAGGGTTGATGGAAActatattttcaaatatgaatctgaaaatgtcgttcccacagacggcgtcaAACTGATAAAGCGTGAATTCGTTAGTCAAGGTGGGCAGATGGAACTCCTTGTCAACGCGAATGTATCCTTTATGAGGGTCATCGGTGTGGTGCTTGCCACAAtgcctccgatgccaaagttagaacaaaGAATCACTTTGTGAAATGAAAATGGAAGAACAAGATAATGATGGATACTTTCTTAGATTGTGAATGTATGTACCTTCTACTAACaatgtgagggctttatatatgtgattttggttgCTAGCTGTTGGGGTGTTAATGCCTTGTTTAGTAACGCCTCCTGCCCAATAATGGGGCTTTTAATAGGCTCTCAACGGTCTGCTCAGCTGGTTTCGTAACTGCTCAAGTCACTGGCTGGTTTCATTGAATGATTTTCTTGCCCCCGTCAGTGATGACTGATTTCCTCGTCAATAGGGATGACCTCGTCATTAGTGCTGACTTCGTCAAGGGAACGTAAACTCGTCACTCCCATCAATCTTCATACaccatgacttaaaaaaattattgaatagttctacctctcatttaatgtctattttatacaaatcatcaaccaataaatatatgataatggtaaaaaatgttatagataagattatgaaaaatatgataaaactatatatataaaaaaataaaaataaaaaactctttataaagtctagggactaaaatagtattttatctaaaaaattatcacgcgCAATGCGCGGGTCTGCGACTAGTATTATTAAAAGTTGAAACGTGACATTTATTGCTCCTGAGCTTCTATTGTGCCACCTCATCGCCACGTCATTCatcacataattattatttataatttactcttttttttttttaacaatatatatacatatatatatatatatataaatagattattgactttacatattcatctttgtcagttttaacatctatatatatatatttcttttttatttccaattttcctataatttttttacattcacttattttttaaatatttacactttcgtcaacctttcttcttcccttaccttttcatctccccacgaCCCTCACTTTAATATTGctattcatctttcccttcatcttcctttatttgtctcttcttatcccttccttcttactataaatttgtcactcttttttattctttgcataattttctctcacaaaaaggttttccctctctctctctctctctcaaaatgttttggtggatttttattttttattgcatctctgctttaggttgataaatttttgtgtttttaagaactttaatttaggttgatacaatttagtttttgtgttttaagttattattattattattattattttgctctttgattGTCAAATTTTAATCCAATTACattataaaaagttaaagatagtaaataaaaataaaatagtattccattacataacataatttggataatttagtatttattgttatatcttttaattttttttatttttttcttctcttctatttaactcaatattgaaattcaaccacatcctccttatcattaaattatttatattttctctctccttttgttttaaaaaataaaaaatgtaatattttacttaaattcaaataaaagaaaattgtgctcatcaaattatactcttttttttttaacatttacactttctcccacctttctccttctctttatcttttcatctccacaaacattctaccttgatatcactcttcctctttccttttatcaacctttattttgtttctttttattatcatcctcttagtataaatttgtcattcactcttccattctttacataattttctctaaaaaaaaaagtggttattTCCCACTCTTTCTCCCTTAATTTTtaggtggatttttatttttatttttcttgcatctctttaatagcttgataaagttttgtattctttagaactctattttggttgatgggatttagttttgtgttttaagttttttatttttatttttttatgactttgattgttaaatattatcatattgcattataaataattaaaaatagtttacaagaatgtaatattattatattacatagaactatttggataagttagtgtttgttgttatgtatttttttttttctcatataattttatttaacatttaaatttagccaCATCCctcatatatatcattaaattatttatatttccactccttttttattttaaacattttaaaatataatattttgcctaaattaaataaataaaattgtccacaTTAAGGGGAGTAATGCTAGGGAAATAGTCATTCTCACAcccaatgcatcaaaggaaaaatgaaatacaaaacaaatcaagttagaagcactaaattaaaaaaaaaaaaaaaaaaaaaaaaaaaaaaaaaaaaaaaaactaaaggatgtaaggagaagtaaaaaaaactttatagtaTAGTAACATAAACtgttaaattcacttaaaaaattaaatcaacaatcaacaattaaatacaatcatagtactaaatttaaatttaaaactaatcaaactttaactatggaaaccatattaatcataactaaaaaagagatgttctctaattgtaaggacacgattcgtgacggaccgtaacaatgttgggttcgcacgtaaaaaggcccagacaatatgatttgtagagcgtgggtgtaaagagctaggTTAATTGTGGTCTCCCTTATAAAGATTCGTTCCCATGCATCCTAAAAGCCTAAAGTTGGTACAGCAATCCTTTTCTTTAGTGATCAAGGCAactctttttctctactcttgctttcctctttctttttctctgtttttctctctcttcttctttttgtttcgATCCCTCTTCCtcatgctcttcttttagtttatataccccccGCAGTGTTCCATCCTCatcgcacacgtgtaggttgggtccggaggatttctttttgtcccatctagcaccccctggaacttcctatgggcagctgtaaggctgcttccttactgttcaggtatcacctccacattaatgcggccagagagttagttgagaggtcattaatgcggaggcaactGTAGTGATAGATATTTGTCTGCCTTATCTCTTTCGTCCTTGGTCGGTCATTCTATCTTTtacggtgacctaattctgaggtTTGGTTGCGATAGGATCACGTCCtaatcgtcctcggacgcacaCTGCCGAGGAttatggtgtcctcggacgagTACAGAACCCTACCCTTGTGATGTTGACTACCATCGCCTTCAGTAACTACAttatgacctgacttggcctcctcggacggatatgcatcctcggatgggccgcGGGCCCAACATTCCTGAATCAATCCTGAACTTTATGGGTCTATTGATTGAACAGTCCCCACACTAATAATAgtagaaattacataagaaataaagttagaaaatttaaaaatccattttttgacatttcatttaaccttatttataatatatatatatatatataattttcatacacTATTACGTTTTGAAATCTAATGAACAAAATTACCTCTCATTAATCGtctttgttatgcaaatcattagttagtaaatatataataatagtaagaagcgttacaaatgagatcactaaatatatatatatatatatatataaaattaactaGCAACTATTATTATGGAGTAGTAGTCTATAATTTTACGCAtccaaaaaattgaatatatagagttttcttaaaagtatatgtaaagattcactatatgtgtatgtataaaggtaaaaaaaaaaaaaaaagtatatttaaggtttttattaacttaaaaactaaaaaaaaaaccaatggcTAATAACTAAGATTATAGtgttaataaaatatgtaatgagaccatcctaaaaaaattatcatgtgCAACGCGCGGATGTGCGACtagtttataataataattgataaagtgaGAAAACGTGTTGCGTGTGGGTTGCACTGTGCAATGCAGCCTATGCTGTTGTGCGCCTATGCAGTCAAATGTGAGATGTCCAACCTGTACTCCTATGGCGAAGtgtaaaagcaaaaaacatGTCCAATCTAGGGCCGGCTCAATAGGTGATGTAATTGATGGAATCtcctaaggcccccaaataaaagaaggccccacttgtaaaaaaaattatatatataatatatttatctatatattttaattaaaaaaaatttaagcacttttattggtcaataaaatgcattaaaatgGCCCCATTATATCCTAAAATGCAAAAGATTaacaagtaaaaacaaaaaaacaaaaatagtcaaacttcaactaacaaaattaaattttaggagacaaatttattaactcattcttttttaaaaaggaaaaaaaacaaaaatagtcaaacttcagctaacaaaattaaattttaggagacaaatttattaactcattcttgaaatatgctaaaatcaaaattaataccagacaaattcattaataatacaacgtaattgtcttgaaatatgctaaaatagagattaaatttcaaaaagaaaataaaaatctctcatctctctatctctctgccTCTCCATCTATATTCTTacctttattttcttcattttcatcttgattcttgatcttTTTCCATAAACTCAATCTAgcttgaaatttttctttgttgattcccttcaattcacaacaaattcaaaattgaaaagggGAAGCGTACTAGAGGTAATCTTCTTCCCCTCTGTATCTTTCTGAAAATAAAGATGATGAATATGCtatttatttaatctaaattatatattgtggggccaaataatttgtggtcccagcccactttccattagggcccaaggcccgtgccgaggagaatagttgccgaggacaagtaTTAAAATACCAAATAGTCTAGGAATGCAGCAGAGGATGACcatgtcctcggcatcccaatgcctaaaagggaagaacgacacCTCATCAAAGGCAACCTCcaaagcgctcccagaagaaaaggcgagtagaatgggacacGCACGGGGGTACAGTGTGGGATTGGTTCAAGGAgaagacgtcacctccgcattgagtGCGCCAACAAATGTCCTAACcatattgatgggaaaagacccctgaacagtgtggcttcggttattgcaactaacaaaaagtagggggaggcggctgacgggacaggcactcaagtaggtATCTGCCTGATTGACAGATGGAAGGTAAGGATCAACTGAGAatggctatataatgtaaggattCATACGCCAAAGAGGGAGGAAGCTTCATGGGCAAGATCCATGGACAAACCTAGTTAACCTCTACGCGTTcaccatgaacaccatgactaaccactgtccAGTGACTAAGGCCTATTCTTTCagcccatgctctacaaattttattgttttggccTTTAACGTACAGACCTAATACCagttgggatcgttacaaattcagtccttacatttatatttttagtttatttcacTGCACAATTGATTGATGGAACACGTTTTTTGTCATAGGATAGGCTGAGAAAATATTGATACAAAAATCTGCTATGATAAGACCCTTTTTTGCTATGATAGGACatgttttttgcttttacaCTTAGCCATAGGAGTACAGGCTGGACATCTCACATCTGCACTGTGTGGCCCACAGACAACACGTTTTCtcactttatcaattattatatcatttaataatttgatgtgtatcatatcaactcatttgtattatagtggcactaatttattgaaccatgtaataaattaatttttatttgtgcagGTTTAGACTTTAAAGTGGTCATGGCTTTAGAAAAATTACAgaaacttaattagtaattttgcatctcaaaagcaaaaaaaatatattttaaataaaaaaaatcaatatatattattagattaatatttaaatataaaaaggctccacttaaaattttcgcctaaggcccccaGAGTTGTTGAGCCAGCCCTATTCCTATCATAGCATAAAAGGGTCCTATCATAGCAGAATTTTGTATCAATATCTTGCATCAATATTTTCCCAGCCTGTCATATGACTAAAAATGTGTTCCATCTATCAATTGTGTAGTGAAATAagctaacaaaaatataatttaaattaaataaatagcaAACTCATCATCTTCATTTTTGGAAAGATAGAGAGGGGAAGAAGATTACCTCCGCTATGCTTCCCTTTTTCAATTTCGAATTTGCTGTGAATTGAAgggaatcaacaaagaaaaatttcaagcTAGATTAAGTTTATGGAAAaagatcaagaatcaagatgaagatgaagaaaagaaaggtaagaaTATAGATGGAGAggcagagagatagagagatgagagatttttcttttgtttttgaaatttataatctctattttagcatatttcaagacaattatgttgtattattaatgaatttatcttgtattaattttaattttggcatatttcaagaatgagttaataaatttgtctcctgaaatttaattttgttagctaaagtttgactatttttgtttttttcctttttaatcttttgcattttaggatacaatggggcatttttaatgcattttattgaccaagaaaagtgcttaatttttttaattaaaatatatagataaatatattatatataaattttttttttacaagtgggcccttcttttatttgaagGCCTTAAGCGATTACATCAATTGCATCACCTATTGAGCCAGCCTTGTTTACACCCATAGGGTTATAAACCTTCAAAAGGCACCAATGGATAGTTACaatgttttataaaattgttcataaggcttgaaaatttttcaaacgTTTAAAACAGTTATCAGAAAATTCTACAAAAATTTAGTTCTCACATGTCTAGATCGATCGAAAGGAATCGAGCATCAATCGAAAGAtcttttcgatcaatcgaacaaAAATCGAACACCGATTGAAACAAGCAGAAACTTTTAGTCATTATTTCAATCGATTGAAGAGAAGTCTCGACCGATCAAAAATCctagaacttgaattttcacaaagaaaattACAGAACTTGAATatccattttattcattttacaaaTGAATAATCTTCAaccttatattattattacaacataTTGTTGTagatacctatatatacaacaactTTATATTCCATccttaaaaaaatggaatataaAGTACATTATTGTGATGTACTAATATTCCATACTTAATATGGAATGTACGGATTGGTGATAAAAATACAACTCCTGGGAAAAAATTACAACTCTTTGAGTTTAAAAAGTTATAACTCCAATAATATTTGACAAAGATTGCAATTGTTAGGAGAGACACAACTTCTCATAGGATAATCGTGACTCTCTATGAAAGGTTGTATGATCATCTATAAATAAAAGGGTTGTGGGGTAGGCTTGTCCGCGGGTCGGTCCGGGACGAGTTTGTGCCTAACCCAAAACCAACCCGATCACTTCGGGTCTCTTAAATCTGGACTCGCTGCCGACCCATTGAAGGCAACGATTCGGGTGGTCAGACGTCACCGCTTTTCGGTCAGTTTTCAGTCAGGTCTTGGACTGTGTGAATCGTCGTTGGATTTTGCCGAAATCTGCTTATTTTTGCTAGATCTGACCAAAATTGAAGAGATCTTGGTTGATCTCAACGAGATTAGGCCAAATCTTGAAAAGATCTCGCCGGATCTCGACAGGTCGGACAAAATTAGACTGGCGAACCACTCCAATCAGCAGAGAAAGCTATTTCTGGTGTGTTTTTTGGTCTGGTCAGTTGAAAATTAGTTTTCCATGCTCTAACTCGTCAGTCGACTCGCCAGTTTTGGGTTTTAGGAGTGAAGATCCGCCGCCAACCGATACCAATGTCAGGCTGGCCGGTTCTCGGGCTAGATCAGCTAGGTTGGGCGGGTGGGTTGAGTACCAGGTCTGGTTGGACACCCCTACTGTGGGGTCATGATATGTCCCATACGGTATTGTGATTCTTTTATATGGCAGACATTATTAGTAGTCTAGCTAGTATTATCAGATCATGTTTTAAACAGTCTCCAACAAGAACTGTGTGAATCATTGTCTTTTGTGGTAGATGATGTTGTGGGTGACTGACAAGTCGTGTAGATGTAGAGGAACCTTGATGCCATTGGCACTGTATGTTCAATTTCCCACCTACACACTTTGATGGAGATCAAGGCACCGCTTCGAAGGATCTCGTTCAAGTACCAATTGGGCCGGTTACAAGAGCACGagcaaagaagttcaaggatGTACTCAACGGACATTCATCCAAGAGTTATGGGCTCAAGCAAACTCGTGGAGGCCCATTGAGCATGATCCACGTGAGCAACAAAAAATCGTCACCttga
Protein-coding regions in this window:
- the LOC115956011 gene encoding uncharacterized protein LOC115956011, which codes for MVHKAAFLRHFIGGQRPKRLTDQLLTIRQGEKETLRSYVKRFTQETLEVDEADDKVQLTTFKAGLRSRDLVASLTKNPPKTMAKMLLKALKYMNAEDALAAIKDVGKQETRQRKKMTIGVKRESIQIVGTMTGTRREMIKVLGR